GAGCCAACTAAGTGTTTCTAGACAACTAAATGTACCCTAGCACAGGGTTTTTTAAACTGGGGCAGCCAAGGGGTGCTAAGGGTCctcagaagaaaagaaaaaactgtttttttttttatatcttgtggctttagtaaaatggaaatattaaagccaattatttaattttgtcgtTATCTATCATGCTTATTTTTTTCAGACACTATAAATGGgactttgaaaatgaaaatataaatatgccTTTTTATTTGAAGGAGGAGGTTTTGCAAGGGGTCCATCATATTTGGCAGATAGAATGAATATTTGTTGTTGTAAAACCACACCTGTAGTGGTCCATTAGACGATTGAATTTTGTGTTCTGGCATTTCAGATGCTGGGATGTAGAAATCAGAGACAGCAGCTGCCAAATAAAACATAGCCTTTGACCCTAggaggaagaaaaaaagaatagaacTAGAATTCCCACCACAAATGTAATGTCAGCTTAAATTAAGCAACCAAGTAAGCAGAAAGTGAGGGACTTTGTTAACCTATGGAGCTTAATGCTTGTGCTGCAGCCTTGAGAAGATGGAGGTACTCTGATAAGGTGTTGAATTCCACTGGCAACAGTAATCCTGCTGCTTTAACCGACTGATAGCGTTTTAGAACCGTTGGAATGTTTGGAAGTGCCTTCTGATCCACCAGAACCTGACCAGTGTCCTCCTTATCAGTCTCTAATCTTAGGCTATCCAGTAAATTGACCCCTGTGTACAGTCGAGAGTACGGATAGAGAGACCGATGCCTATGCAGGAAGATCACTGCATAGCCAGAGTCAAGAAAATACTCTGCAGAGGATGCCCCACGTCGACCACTGCTGAAGTTGTCCAGGAAACGTACTGTCCGGGATTCCAGAGGGACTTTGGTGCCTCCTGAGGTGATCAAAACAACTCTGTGACCGGCTGATCCATGTCGTTCTGCAAACTCAGCCATAAGTTTCCTAATCTCCTCCACATGAGAGGGGATAGCAAACTCCTCTGACAGTCCTCCATCCACTACACCAGAGGGGTCAGAGTGGGCCATTGTACACAGGTCTGAAAGaaaagattaaagggatagttcacccagaaatgaaaattgtctcatcatttcctcttcctcatgccatcccagatgtgtatgactttctttcttcttctgaacacaaacgaagattttttataaaaatatctcggctcttttggtccattcaatgcaagtaaatggtgacaaaacCTTTAAAGTTCCAAAAGCATaaaaagccagcataaaagtaatccatatgactccagtggtttattccatgtcttctgaagtgatttgataggtgtggatgagaaacagataaatatttaagttcttttttactataaatctgcactttcaccagccctccaATGCACTCTCTTATCTCCTAagaatttttcttcttttgtttttggtgatttgcattcttcgtgcactTGCTGTGCAGGGAACAGAATTTATATGAACAAATGACTtatctattgatctgtttctcacccacacctatcatatcgctcctgaagatatggatttaacctctggagttatatggattacttttatgatgatttatatgctttttggagcttcaaagttcactggcattgaattgacctacagagctgagatattcttttaaaggtcttcatttgtgttctgcagaagaaagaaagtcacacacatctgggatggcatgagggtgagtaaatgatgagagaattttcatttttgggtgaactatccctttaaaatgaaccACGTTTTCAATGCTGCAGATTTCTAAACAGAGATTAGTATTGTGGTACTGAATGACAACTTGGTAGGACTTAAAAATGTTCCCAACAAAATCTCCTAGCCTAACACATCCAGCACCAAAAACAATATGAAAATACAACAAATAGTAACACATGACTCAACTTTAAAGTGAAGGTCAGATATAGAAACATCTGAGCAACTGCTCTTGTTTTGTGCTTTTAAGCAAAGTGTCAAGTGCAATGCCAAAAT
This DNA window, taken from Myxocyprinus asiaticus isolate MX2 ecotype Aquarium Trade chromosome 37, UBuf_Myxa_2, whole genome shotgun sequence, encodes the following:
- the LOC127427603 gene encoding phosphopantothenate--cysteine ligase-like: MAHSDPSGVVDGGLSEEFAIPSHVEEIRKLMAEFAERHGSAGHRVVLITSGGTKVPLESRTVRFLDNFSSGRRGASSAEYFLDSGYAVIFLHRHRSLYPYSRLYTGVNLLDSLRLETDKEDTGQVLVDQKALPNIPTVLKRYQSVKAAGLLLPVEFNTLSEYLHLLKAAAQALSSIGSKAMFYLAAAVSDFYIPASEMPEHKIQSSNGPLQISMKMVPKMLSPLVKDWAPRAFVISFKLETDPSILLERARRALDTYNHQAVVANVLDTRRGYVVVVTKDTQHELVLTDEEVQREVEIEERIVSNLTKAHSQFMSQPV